In the Pirellulales bacterium genome, one interval contains:
- a CDS encoding zinc-ribbon domain-containing protein, producing the protein MIDDHDWEDPEPDEADDDSSELVRCPSCREEIYEDAEQCPYCGEYVVHSASGLSGRPLWFCALGLLGVVATIIFLLR; encoded by the coding sequence ATGATTGACGACCACGACTGGGAAGACCCCGAGCCGGACGAGGCCGACGACGACTCTTCCGAGTTGGTGCGCTGTCCCTCGTGCCGCGAAGAGATTTATGAAGACGCCGAGCAATGTCCCTACTGCGGCGAGTATGTCGTGCATTCGGCGTCGGGCCTGTCCGGGCGACCGCTTTGGTTTTGTGCCCTCGGCCTGCTGGGCGTGGTGGCGACCATCATTTTTTTGCTTCGTTAG
- a CDS encoding ABC transporter ATP-binding protein, with the protein MHEPFPSSAPPVVDIRRVSRRFGDKTALDDLSLSVPRGGVFGLIGGNGAGKTTLIKHVLGLLKAQSGTVAVFGLDPVQNPVGTLGRIGYLSEDRDLPNWMRVGELMRYTQAFFPNWDERYAEELRETFDLDVSAKVKELSRGQRARAGLLVALAHRPELLILDEPSSGLDPVVRRDILGAIIRTIADEGRTVLFSSHLLDEVERVADRVAIIHQGRIVLTAAMDEIKDTHRRMTLRFQHPLERPPSLVGTLSLAGEGAEWTYICSGESGQLRSAAEAIGATVVGDASLTLDEIFVSRINA; encoded by the coding sequence ATGCACGAACCCTTTCCTTCTTCTGCTCCGCCCGTGGTCGATATCCGCCGCGTCTCCCGACGCTTTGGCGACAAAACGGCACTCGACGACCTTTCGCTCTCCGTCCCTCGCGGCGGCGTGTTCGGGCTGATTGGCGGCAACGGCGCCGGCAAGACCACGCTCATCAAGCACGTGTTGGGGCTGCTCAAGGCGCAGTCGGGCACGGTGGCCGTGTTCGGTCTCGACCCGGTGCAAAACCCCGTCGGCACACTGGGCCGCATCGGCTATCTCTCCGAGGACCGCGATCTGCCCAACTGGATGCGCGTCGGCGAGCTGATGCGTTATACCCAGGCCTTCTTTCCGAACTGGGACGAGCGCTACGCCGAAGAACTCCGCGAGACCTTCGACCTCGACGTTTCTGCCAAGGTGAAAGAACTCTCCCGCGGGCAACGGGCGCGGGCCGGACTGCTGGTCGCCCTGGCACATCGGCCCGAGTTGCTCATTCTCGACGAGCCGTCGTCGGGCCTCGATCCGGTCGTGCGGCGAGATATTCTCGGCGCGATTATCCGCACGATCGCCGACGAGGGCCGGACCGTGCTCTTTTCGTCGCACCTGCTCGACGAGGTGGAGCGGGTGGCAGACCGCGTGGCGATCATCCATCAGGGCCGCATCGTGCTCACCGCGGCGATGGACGAAATCAAAGATACTCACCGCCGCATGACGCTCCGCTTTCAGCACCCGCTGGAGCGGCCGCCGTCGCTGGTCGGAACCCTGTCGCTGGCCGGCGAGGGGGCCGAGTGGACCTACATCTGCAGCGGCGAGAGCGGCCAGTTGCGCAGCGCCGCCGAAGCGATCGGCGCCACCGTCGTGGGCGACGCGTCGCTTACGCTCGACGAGATTTTTGTATCGCGAATCAACGCCTGA
- a CDS encoding GntR family transcriptional regulator, whose translation MRGVRSQTVQLHISTDDGVPIYQQIVNQVKYLVASGRLSPGEELPPIRVLAERLLVNPNTVARAYRELETAGIVEKRRTAGTYVSDQGSPLARRERIKILTQRIDSLLAEAGQMDIAFEDVVKLIEQRHSAMQSHRRQE comes from the coding sequence ATGCGGGGCGTCCGGAGCCAAACCGTGCAGTTGCACATCTCTACCGACGACGGAGTGCCGATCTATCAGCAGATCGTCAACCAGGTGAAATACCTGGTGGCCTCCGGCCGCTTGTCGCCCGGCGAGGAGTTGCCGCCCATTCGCGTGCTCGCCGAGCGGCTGCTCGTCAACCCCAACACCGTCGCCCGGGCCTATCGCGAGCTGGAAACCGCCGGCATCGTGGAAAAGCGCCGCACGGCCGGCACCTATGTTTCCGATCAAGGCTCGCCGCTGGCCCGCCGCGAGCGGATCAAGATTCTCACCCAGCGCATCGACTCCCTGCTGGCCGAGGCGGGGCAGATGGATATCGCGTTTGAGGACGTCGTCAAGCTCATCGAACAACGCCATTCGGCGATGCAGTCTCATCGTCGCCAGGAGTAA
- a CDS encoding GDSL-type esterase/lipase family protein — translation MPRHRGHIARPRATDDRQRTVHRLLTTVSLAILAAAASARAAGPIAEPWDYAPAMRQVAARGKGRAGVVLHIGDSLTYSNPYGQWARLGAGKTDVDKQALACMHTGADDDRDGWWLCRFDHPDGGRSHTAAGGLRLDELLAGGKQGLPSLAELLDRYRPQAVVLMIGSNDASVGRDRKQFHEQLVAAVSLALDRGVVCVLSTIPPHPRNPELAKHYNESVREVARGRNLPLIDLEREILARRPNDFNGTLLEKDDVHLSAVRGELNSASEPTDENLRQIGYLLRGWLSVRKLAEVKRRVFDGLDNHAATNQPPKPAHKAVARGETVRLNITRDTWFSEVGKEADGNTGGSDRLKVKSIQEMSLVDFDPAPLRGRLVRSAQLHVRLRGPEILRRMTVGSFSAEWVEGTASGYEAQPGSSCFNWRKYPDVPWAYRGSDLSEVIFGRGGSRWRTTDASPPGEGGWQTIAVAPDVLAARVAGCSYGLFVFDDTGSEWTCQGEQFKPWLFPNRFFHSRESRERSAPYLTVELGERDDEPPEAPTDLSIETKGLPPGEAKVSWSMPKDRGPGQTIGFHVLLDGKPLPRYLIPIASAAGERVTMHLRDVPVAGGAELEVRAVDSAGNEGPPAKLRVKPACPAEALSPPLEVPRERVMAFNAFLGASSLPTLAGVKIAVIDPLDKVDLDSGKIVPEQPAIYLASNHLWDAETREIHLQAAKNEFVGFQLVVKGGLHGLAIATWLPDNQATFDIQWGRLFPLRVGKGEFTDPVLPLENLAANQRAGFETESGFRNGNLVGERGGALLCEIHVPHDSPAGEYAGYVLLSKRQGGVRLQLHLKLHLTVWDFTLPDYLSFLPEMNCYGLPENERDYYRLAHEHRTFLNRLPYHQNGAIADGCAPKWDGKRLEWDAWDTRFGQYLDGSAFADLPRRGVPVDGFYLPWHENWPSPMEGNYNGDYWADRAFPESYRQALVEVARQLAEHIDRRGWHDTLFQGFLNNKNNFKERGWSRGSSPWLLDEPANFQDYWALRWFGQAFHEGADAARGKASVLFRCDISRPQWQRDLFDDVLDYNVVGGAMRRYRRMVLDRKKATGQVVIEYGSANALERSNVQPAAWCIDAWSLGADGVLPWQTIGTDQSWRQADTLALFYPGKPAGYDQPVPSLRLKAFRRGQQDVEYLTLYSQLKGVPRWQIGRQVREWLGLSGQRRASGVPAAEDAGVIDYGNLLPQNLWALRTGIGKELSAAHPPAKRRLVEFKVPARPLRPMSEFVVEGP, via the coding sequence ATGCCACGACATCGAGGCCACATCGCACGACCACGGGCCACGGACGACCGGCAACGGACGGTCCACCGTCTGTTGACGACCGTCTCTCTGGCCATTCTCGCCGCCGCGGCTTCGGCGAGGGCTGCCGGGCCGATTGCCGAACCGTGGGACTACGCGCCCGCCATGCGGCAGGTGGCGGCCCGCGGCAAGGGGCGGGCCGGCGTCGTGCTGCACATCGGCGATTCGTTGACGTATTCGAACCCCTACGGTCAGTGGGCGCGGCTGGGGGCCGGCAAAACCGACGTCGACAAACAAGCGCTGGCATGCATGCATACCGGTGCCGACGACGATCGAGATGGTTGGTGGCTCTGCCGCTTCGATCATCCCGACGGCGGACGCTCGCACACGGCGGCCGGCGGCCTGCGGCTCGATGAGCTGCTGGCCGGCGGCAAGCAAGGGCTGCCGTCGCTGGCGGAACTGCTCGACCGCTACCGGCCACAAGCCGTCGTGCTCATGATCGGCAGCAACGACGCCTCGGTGGGCAGGGACCGAAAGCAGTTTCATGAGCAGCTCGTCGCCGCCGTAAGCCTGGCCCTCGATCGCGGCGTGGTCTGCGTCCTATCGACAATTCCGCCTCATCCCAGGAATCCCGAGCTGGCGAAGCACTACAATGAGTCGGTCCGCGAGGTGGCCCGCGGCCGCAATCTGCCGCTCATCGACTTGGAGCGAGAAATCCTCGCGCGCCGGCCCAACGACTTCAACGGCACGCTGCTGGAGAAGGACGACGTTCACCTCAGCGCGGTGCGCGGCGAATTGAATTCCGCCTCGGAGCCGACCGATGAAAACCTGCGGCAAATCGGCTATCTGCTGCGCGGTTGGCTCTCGGTACGCAAACTGGCCGAAGTCAAACGACGCGTATTCGATGGGCTTGATAACCACGCGGCGACCAACCAGCCGCCGAAGCCCGCGCACAAAGCGGTGGCCCGCGGCGAGACGGTCCGCCTCAACATCACGCGCGACACTTGGTTTTCGGAAGTCGGCAAAGAGGCCGACGGCAACACGGGCGGGTCCGACAGATTGAAGGTCAAGTCGATTCAAGAGATGTCGTTGGTCGATTTCGATCCCGCCCCGTTGCGCGGCCGCCTGGTGCGATCGGCGCAGCTCCACGTGCGGCTGCGCGGCCCCGAAATCCTCCGCCGCATGACGGTCGGCAGTTTTTCGGCCGAATGGGTCGAAGGGACCGCCAGCGGCTACGAGGCCCAGCCCGGCAGTTCCTGCTTCAACTGGCGCAAGTATCCCGACGTGCCATGGGCCTATCGAGGCAGCGATCTGAGCGAGGTGATCTTCGGCCGAGGCGGGAGCCGTTGGCGCACGACCGACGCCTCGCCGCCGGGCGAAGGCGGCTGGCAGACCATCGCGGTCGCTCCCGATGTACTCGCCGCCCGCGTGGCTGGCTGTAGTTACGGCTTGTTCGTGTTCGACGACACCGGTTCGGAATGGACCTGCCAAGGCGAGCAGTTCAAGCCCTGGCTGTTTCCCAACCGCTTCTTTCACAGCCGCGAGAGCCGCGAGCGGAGCGCACCCTATCTCACCGTGGAATTGGGCGAGCGCGACGACGAGCCGCCCGAAGCGCCCACCGATTTGAGCATCGAAACCAAGGGCCTGCCGCCCGGCGAAGCCAAAGTGTCGTGGTCGATGCCGAAAGACCGCGGCCCCGGCCAGACGATCGGCTTTCACGTACTGCTCGATGGCAAGCCGTTGCCTCGCTACCTGATTCCCATCGCCTCAGCCGCGGGCGAACGTGTGACCATGCACCTCCGCGATGTGCCGGTTGCCGGCGGCGCCGAGCTTGAAGTGCGGGCCGTGGACAGTGCCGGCAACGAAGGACCGCCCGCGAAGCTGCGCGTGAAGCCAGCATGCCCGGCTGAGGCCCTGTCGCCGCCGCTGGAAGTGCCCCGCGAGCGCGTCATGGCCTTTAATGCCTTTCTCGGAGCATCATCGCTGCCGACACTGGCGGGAGTCAAGATCGCGGTGATCGACCCGCTCGACAAGGTTGATCTCGATTCGGGAAAAATCGTTCCCGAACAACCGGCAATCTATCTGGCGTCCAATCATCTTTGGGATGCCGAAACGCGGGAGATTCACTTGCAGGCCGCGAAGAACGAGTTCGTCGGGTTTCAGTTGGTTGTGAAAGGTGGTTTGCACGGACTGGCAATCGCAACTTGGCTTCCCGACAACCAGGCGACATTCGATATCCAATGGGGCCGCCTGTTTCCACTTCGTGTCGGGAAGGGCGAGTTCACCGACCCGGTTTTGCCGCTGGAAAACCTCGCCGCGAACCAGCGTGCCGGCTTCGAAACGGAGAGCGGTTTTCGCAACGGCAACCTCGTCGGCGAGCGCGGAGGAGCGCTGCTTTGCGAGATTCACGTTCCGCACGATTCCCCGGCCGGTGAATACGCTGGCTACGTGTTGCTCAGCAAGAGGCAGGGCGGCGTTCGCCTGCAACTGCACCTCAAGCTTCACCTGACCGTGTGGGACTTCACCCTGCCCGACTATCTAAGCTTCCTGCCCGAGATGAATTGCTACGGGCTGCCGGAGAACGAACGCGACTATTACCGGCTGGCGCACGAGCACCGCACGTTCCTCAACCGTTTGCCATATCATCAAAATGGCGCGATCGCCGACGGCTGCGCGCCCAAATGGGACGGCAAGCGGTTGGAGTGGGACGCTTGGGACACGCGCTTCGGGCAGTATCTCGATGGCTCGGCGTTTGCCGACCTGCCGCGGCGGGGCGTGCCGGTCGACGGCTTTTATCTGCCCTGGCACGAGAACTGGCCGTCGCCGATGGAGGGCAACTACAACGGCGACTACTGGGCCGATCGGGCCTTCCCTGAAAGTTATCGTCAGGCGTTGGTCGAAGTCGCGCGGCAGCTCGCCGAGCACATCGACCGGCGGGGCTGGCATGACACGCTGTTCCAGGGCTTCTTGAACAACAAGAACAACTTCAAAGAGCGAGGCTGGTCGCGTGGTTCGTCGCCCTGGCTGTTGGACGAGCCGGCCAATTTTCAGGACTACTGGGCGCTGCGTTGGTTCGGCCAGGCGTTTCACGAAGGGGCCGACGCGGCGCGGGGCAAAGCGAGCGTGCTGTTTCGCTGCGACATCTCCCGCCCGCAGTGGCAACGCGATTTGTTCGACGACGTGCTCGACTATAACGTCGTGGGCGGGGCGATGCGGCGTTATCGGCGGATGGTGCTCGACCGCAAAAAGGCGACCGGGCAGGTGGTGATCGAATACGGCTCGGCCAATGCGCTGGAGCGAAGCAACGTGCAGCCGGCGGCCTGGTGCATCGACGCCTGGTCGTTGGGGGCCGACGGAGTGTTGCCTTGGCAGACGATCGGCACCGATCAGTCGTGGCGGCAGGCCGACACGCTGGCGTTATTCTATCCCGGCAAGCCCGCCGGTTACGACCAGCCGGTCCCGTCGCTACGGCTCAAGGCGTTTCGCCGCGGCCAGCAGGACGTCGAGTATCTGACGCTCTACTCGCAGCTTAAAGGAGTGCCGCGATGGCAGATCGGCCGGCAGGTGCGCGAGTGGCTCGGTCTGTCTGGGCAACGGCGCGCCAGCGGAGTGCCGGCCGCCGAAGACGCGGGCGTGATCGACTACGGCAATCTGCTGCCACAGAACCTTTGGGCGCTGCGGACCGGCATCGGCAAAGAGCTCTCGGCCGCGCATCCGCCTGCCAAACGTCGCTTAGTTGAGTTCAAAGTGCCGGCGCGGCCGCTTCGACCGATGAGCGAGTTCGTTGTCGAGGGGCCGTGA
- a CDS encoding DUF5009 domain-containing protein, with translation MPSTDKQNTIANGNSNASTAPATGRVGSIDAYRGFVMFLMMAEVLALAAVAKKLPDSELWQWLAHHQTHVAWRGASLHDLIQPSFSFLVGVALPFSLASRHRRGEPLWFSLLHAAWRAAILVFLGVFLRSVGRPETNYTFTDTLAQIGLGYFPLFLIGLGPPKLQWAVLLLVLAGYWSAFAMHPLPSGGFNYAEAGVAKDWEHNATGFEAHWNKNTNAAWAFDHWFLNLFPRQQPFMNNEGGYATLSFIPTLGTMLLGLIAGGWLRAPTPASRKLAWMAVAGVVGLALGYAADRFGLCPNVKRIWTPSWVLFSGGWCFLLLAAFYLVIDVAGLAAWSYPLRVIGANSIAAYVIAHLFRGFIRGSFHTHLGQDVFRVWGEAYEPFVAGVAVLTVYWLILWWMYRRKIFLRV, from the coding sequence ATGCCCTCAACCGACAAGCAAAACACGATCGCCAACGGCAACTCCAACGCTTCGACCGCGCCCGCCACGGGCCGTGTCGGCTCGATCGACGCCTATCGCGGGTTCGTGATGTTTTTGATGATGGCCGAAGTGCTGGCGCTGGCCGCCGTGGCGAAGAAGTTGCCCGACAGCGAGCTTTGGCAATGGCTGGCCCATCACCAAACGCACGTCGCCTGGCGCGGTGCCTCGCTGCACGACTTGATTCAGCCGTCGTTCTCGTTTCTCGTCGGCGTGGCGTTGCCGTTTTCGCTGGCCAGCCGGCATCGGCGTGGCGAGCCGCTGTGGTTCTCGTTGCTGCATGCGGCCTGGCGGGCGGCGATTCTCGTGTTCCTGGGCGTCTTCCTCCGCTCGGTCGGCCGGCCGGAAACGAACTACACCTTCACCGACACGCTCGCGCAGATCGGCCTGGGCTACTTTCCGCTGTTTCTGATCGGTCTCGGCCCGCCCAAACTGCAATGGGCTGTCTTGCTCTTGGTCCTGGCCGGCTACTGGTCCGCCTTCGCCATGCATCCGCTGCCGTCAGGCGGCTTCAACTACGCGGAGGCGGGCGTCGCGAAGGACTGGGAGCACAACGCGACCGGATTTGAGGCGCACTGGAACAAGAACACGAACGCCGCTTGGGCCTTCGACCACTGGTTTTTGAATTTGTTTCCGCGGCAACAGCCGTTTATGAACAACGAGGGCGGCTATGCCACGTTGAGCTTCATTCCCACGCTGGGCACCATGTTGCTGGGACTGATCGCCGGCGGATGGTTGCGCGCCCCGACGCCGGCGTCGCGAAAGCTGGCCTGGATGGCGGTGGCGGGCGTGGTGGGCCTGGCGCTGGGTTATGCGGCCGACCGCTTCGGCCTGTGCCCGAACGTCAAACGGATATGGACGCCTTCCTGGGTGCTGTTCAGCGGAGGCTGGTGCTTTCTGTTGCTGGCGGCCTTTTACCTGGTGATCGACGTGGCGGGCCTGGCGGCGTGGTCGTATCCGCTGCGAGTGATCGGGGCGAACTCGATCGCGGCCTACGTGATCGCGCACTTGTTCCGCGGTTTTATTCGCGGCTCGTTCCACACGCACTTGGGGCAAGACGTGTTTCGCGTCTGGGGCGAAGCTTACGAGCCGTTCGTTGCCGGCGTGGCCGTG